A single window of Agromyces sp. Leaf222 DNA harbors:
- a CDS encoding PH domain-containing protein encodes METAPILAWTLQTEITVPADVQSLLVEGEQAVASFKTFRDSATFTTKRLIVRDAQGITGKKVEITSLPYSSIHMWSSENAGGVLDRDAEIELWTKAGHIKVKLKRGADIRRIDSLLAWAVLQH; translated from the coding sequence ATGGAGACCGCACCCATCCTCGCCTGGACCCTGCAGACCGAGATCACCGTGCCCGCCGACGTGCAGAGCCTGCTCGTCGAGGGCGAGCAGGCCGTCGCGTCGTTCAAGACGTTCCGCGATTCCGCGACGTTCACCACGAAGCGGCTGATCGTGCGTGACGCGCAGGGCATCACCGGCAAGAAAGTGGAGATCACGTCGCTCCCGTACAGCTCGATCCACATGTGGTCGAGCGAGAACGCCGGAGGCGTGCTCGACCGCGACGCCGAGATCGAGCTCTGGACGAAGGCCGGGCACATCAAGGTGAAGCTCAAGCGGGGTGCCGACATCCGGCGCATCGACAGCCTGCTCGCGTGGGCGGTGCTGCAGCACTGA